A genome region from Clostridium sp. JN-9 includes the following:
- a CDS encoding glycosyltransferase: MKVLLCIRNDYSRNFGGDCTQLLMTAKYLRKKGNEVDINGGNITDYSKYDIIHLFNLTTIWDTYKYFKIAHSYKKTIVLTPLYWNLKQYYNFINDTEGARLWDKCRAYTKKILAGCKMLYPNSYMEKDQITNDFGNSIPCKVIYNGVDILNDETPLYNFKDRYNLDDYILCVGRIMPLKNQLTLARVCRDLKHKLILIGNVSNKMYFHKCLEYHNVMYLGFLDSYNIYNAYRFARVHVMPSYVEISGISSLEAAATGCNIVTTDNGSAREYFNDLAYYFNPFEENSLYSVIESAYKKPKDNNLKDYIINKYSWKKYADELNDSYMELMKSK; the protein is encoded by the coding sequence ATGAAAGTTCTGCTGTGCATCAGGAATGACTACTCGAGAAACTTTGGAGGGGATTGCACTCAGCTTTTGATGACTGCAAAGTATTTAAGAAAAAAGGGTAATGAAGTTGATATAAATGGTGGGAATATTACTGATTATTCAAAGTATGATATTATTCACCTGTTTAACTTAACAACCATTTGGGATACTTATAAGTATTTTAAAATAGCTCATTCATATAAAAAAACCATTGTGCTGACTCCTCTTTACTGGAACTTGAAACAATATTATAACTTTATAAATGATACTGAAGGGGCCAGGCTGTGGGATAAGTGCAGGGCTTACACAAAGAAAATACTGGCAGGCTGTAAAATGCTATATCCAAACAGCTATATGGAAAAGGATCAGATTACAAATGATTTTGGAAATTCAATACCCTGTAAGGTAATTTATAATGGAGTGGATATTTTAAATGATGAAACACCTTTGTATAATTTTAAGGACAGATATAATTTAGACGATTATATTTTGTGCGTAGGCAGAATAATGCCTCTTAAAAATCAGCTCACCTTAGCCAGAGTGTGCAGGGATTTAAAGCATAAGCTTATTCTAATTGGAAATGTAAGCAACAAAATGTACTTTCACAAATGCCTTGAATACCATAATGTTATGTATTTAGGATTTCTGGACAGTTATAATATATATAATGCCTATAGATTTGCCAGAGTACATGTGATGCCAAGTTATGTTGAAATCAGCGGTATTTCCTCACTGGAGGCGGCTGCTACAGGGTGCAACATAGTTACAACAGACAATGGAAGTGCCCGGGAATATTTTAATGATCTTGCATATTACTTTAATCCATTCGAAGAAAATTCACTGTATAGTGTAATTGAAAGTGCTTATAAAAAACCAAAGGATAATAATCTTAAAGATTATATTATAAACAAGTACAGCTGGAAGAAGTATGCAGATGAATTAAACGACAGCTATATGGAATTAATGAAAAGCAAATAG
- a CDS encoding endonuclease MutS2 produces the protein MNDKALRVLEFDKIKNIIKQYTNTQAAKDIIDDLKPYDNVYEVREHLEETKEAFQLLTKKGSAPFEGVYDVRDGISRAEKGSSLMPSQLLKIAALLRSARRFKEYVSHREEEESFRVIEDICAGLVPLKKIEDDIFNAIVSEEEISDKASTTLYNVRRALKDKNASVRDKVNSLIRSNSQFLQDNLYTMRGERYVLPVKAECKGAVPGLVHDQSSSGATLYIEPMGLVNLNNEIKELMLKEKAEIERILSELSGKIYDNIIAVRNDSNIIWELDFIFAKAKYASELNCSCPIVSENGVIDIIEGKHPLIDRKKVVPSSVYMGREFTSLIITGPNTGGKTVTLKTVGLLHLMALSGILIPVRENSTISFFKEIYADIGDEQSIEQSLSTFSSHMTNIVNIIDCADKDSLVLFDELGAGTDPTEGAALAVSILENLRKRHVEVIATTHYSELKGYALKTQSVENASVEFDVETLRPTYKLLIGIPGKSNAFEISKRLGLPDYIIDDARDSIANETLQFEDLIQSLQEKSIKAESDARQAAVLKSEAENIKKKYEEKLNTLQNAREKALIDAQREAKRVIKEAKEDADSILKNMRELERMGYSSEARQALEEQRKKIKTRLEKADKAEVTIERSKGESLKTVKEGEEVLLSSLNQKVVVLSKPDSKGEVLVQAGIMKISANIKDLRTLNGSAGTEKRKPSKKMNLNLKSVSSSIDLRGMDSEEAIYDVDKYLDEAYLAGLNEVTIIHGKGTGVLRKAITDMLKHNSHVKNYRLGEYGEGGSGVTIAELK, from the coding sequence ATGAACGATAAAGCCTTAAGAGTTTTGGAATTTGATAAAATAAAAAATATCATAAAACAATATACAAATACACAGGCTGCAAAGGATATAATAGATGATTTAAAGCCCTATGATAATGTTTATGAGGTAAGGGAGCATCTTGAAGAAACAAAAGAAGCCTTTCAGCTTTTAACTAAAAAGGGATCTGCACCTTTTGAAGGTGTTTATGATGTAAGGGATGGAATAAGCAGAGCTGAAAAGGGATCTTCATTAATGCCTTCACAGCTTTTAAAAATAGCAGCACTACTTAGAAGTGCAAGAAGATTTAAGGAATATGTATCACACAGAGAGGAAGAAGAAAGCTTCAGAGTAATTGAGGATATCTGCGCGGGCCTGGTTCCTCTTAAGAAAATTGAAGATGACATATTTAATGCTATTGTAAGCGAAGAGGAAATATCAGATAAAGCCAGCACAACTCTTTACAATGTAAGGCGTGCCTTAAAGGACAAAAATGCCTCAGTAAGAGATAAGGTAAACTCTTTAATAAGAAGCAACTCTCAATTTCTGCAGGATAACCTGTATACCATGAGAGGAGAAAGATATGTTCTCCCTGTAAAGGCAGAGTGCAAAGGGGCTGTTCCCGGCTTGGTTCATGACCAGAGCTCCAGCGGGGCAACCTTATATATTGAGCCTATGGGCCTTGTTAACTTAAATAATGAAATTAAGGAATTAATGCTAAAAGAAAAAGCTGAGATTGAAAGAATTTTAAGTGAACTTTCAGGAAAAATATATGACAATATTATTGCTGTAAGAAATGATTCTAATATAATCTGGGAGCTGGATTTTATTTTTGCAAAGGCTAAATATGCCAGCGAATTAAACTGCAGCTGCCCAATAGTAAGCGAAAATGGAGTAATAGATATAATTGAAGGAAAACATCCTTTAATAGACAGGAAAAAGGTAGTGCCAAGCAGTGTATATATGGGAAGGGAATTTACTTCATTGATAATTACAGGACCAAACACAGGAGGCAAAACTGTAACTTTAAAAACCGTGGGACTTCTTCATTTAATGGCATTAAGCGGAATACTTATTCCAGTAAGAGAAAATTCAACCATAAGCTTTTTTAAAGAAATATATGCAGACATTGGTGATGAGCAGAGCATTGAGCAAAGCTTATCCACATTTTCTTCTCATATGACTAATATAGTTAATATTATTGATTGTGCAGACAAGGATTCACTGGTTTTATTTGATGAACTTGGTGCAGGCACAGACCCCACAGAAGGAGCTGCACTGGCTGTATCTATTTTGGAGAATTTAAGGAAAAGACATGTTGAAGTAATTGCAACCACGCACTATAGCGAGCTGAAGGGATATGCATTAAAGACCCAGTCCGTAGAAAACGCTTCTGTGGAATTTGATGTGGAAACATTGAGACCAACATATAAACTGCTCATAGGTATACCTGGTAAGTCTAATGCCTTTGAAATATCCAAAAGACTTGGACTTCCTGATTACATTATTGATGATGCCAGAGACAGTATAGCCAATGAGACTCTTCAATTTGAAGACTTAATTCAAAGCCTTCAGGAAAAGAGCATAAAGGCTGAAAGCGATGCAAGACAGGCGGCTGTATTAAAATCCGAAGCCGAAAATATAAAGAAAAAATATGAAGAAAAGCTTAATACACTTCAGAATGCAAGAGAAAAAGCATTAATTGATGCTCAGAGAGAAGCAAAAAGAGTTATAAAGGAAGCAAAAGAGGATGCAGACAGCATATTGAAAAATATGAGAGAGCTTGAGAGAATGGGATATTCCTCAGAAGCAAGGCAGGCTTTAGAGGAGCAGAGAAAGAAGATCAAGACAAGGCTTGAAAAAGCAGATAAAGCTGAGGTTACCATTGAAAGAAGCAAAGGTGAATCTCTTAAAACTGTAAAAGAAGGAGAAGAAGTACTGCTGTCATCTTTAAATCAAAAAGTTGTAGTTCTTTCCAAACCTGATAGTAAGGGAGAGGTTCTGGTTCAGGCAGGTATAATGAAAATATCTGCAAATATAAAGGATCTCAGAACTTTAAATGGTTCAGCTGGAACAGAAAAAAGAAAACCAAGCAAAAAAATGAATTTAAATCTTAAATCAGTTTCTTCATCAATAGATTTAAGAGGAATGGATTCAGAGGAAGCCATTTATGATGTGGATAAATATCTGGATGAAGCATATTTAGCTGGATTAAATGAAGTTACCATAATTCACGGTAAAGGTACTGGTGTTTTGAGAAAAGCCATTACTGATATGCTGAAGCACAACAGCCATGTTAAAAACTATAGATTGGGAGAGTATGGAGAAGGAGGCAGCGGCGTAACCATAGCTGAACTGAAATAA
- a CDS encoding alpha-hydroxy-acid oxidizing protein, with protein sequence MNYKDVLKNARENLNGSCRVCPVCNGKACAGEVPGMGGKGTGQAFTINIEALEAYKLNMRVIHNAKNPDTSTELFGKKLEIPVFAAPVSGTTLNMGGKFTEEEYISWVIGGCVDAGIYPMVGDTAVDSFLITNLQQLKKFNGEGIAIIKPWENSNVIKKIKLAEEAGAFAVGMDIDAAGLITLALHGKPVGPKTVDEIKEIVNSTKLPFILKGIMTADEAELAVEAGVNAIVVSNHGGRVLDQTPGVADVLPEIAEAVKGKVTILADGGVRNGVDVLKMIALGADAVLIGRPFVTASFGGQREGVKTYIENIKGELKSAMVLTGCNSIKDVTSRILY encoded by the coding sequence ATGAATTACAAAGATGTTTTAAAAAATGCAAGGGAAAATTTAAATGGAAGCTGCAGAGTATGCCCTGTATGCAATGGAAAAGCATGTGCTGGTGAAGTACCAGGTATGGGGGGAAAAGGAACTGGCCAGGCTTTTACTATAAATATTGAAGCATTGGAAGCATATAAATTAAATATGAGAGTTATCCACAATGCAAAGAATCCAGATACTTCAACTGAGCTGTTTGGCAAAAAGCTTGAAATACCAGTATTTGCAGCGCCGGTATCAGGCACTACGCTAAATATGGGAGGAAAGTTCACAGAAGAAGAATATATTTCCTGGGTAATAGGAGGATGTGTTGATGCAGGTATTTATCCTATGGTAGGCGACACAGCAGTTGATTCATTTCTTATTACAAATCTTCAGCAGCTTAAGAAGTTTAATGGAGAAGGCATTGCTATTATTAAACCTTGGGAAAACAGCAATGTAATTAAAAAGATAAAGCTTGCTGAAGAGGCAGGTGCTTTTGCTGTAGGAATGGACATAGATGCAGCAGGACTTATAACATTGGCTCTTCATGGAAAACCTGTAGGACCAAAAACTGTAGATGAAATTAAAGAAATTGTTAATAGCACAAAGCTGCCATTTATATTAAAGGGAATCATGACTGCAGACGAAGCTGAATTAGCAGTTGAAGCAGGAGTTAATGCAATTGTAGTATCAAATCACGGAGGCAGAGTGCTTGACCAGACTCCAGGAGTTGCAGATGTCCTTCCTGAAATAGCTGAGGCTGTTAAGGGAAAAGTTACAATACTTGCAGATGGCGGAGTTAGAAATGGTGTGGATGTTCTTAAGATGATAGCATTGGGAGCAGATGCAGTTTTAATTGGAAGACCTTTTGTAACAGCATCCTTTGGAGGACAAAGGGAAGGTGTAAAAACATATATAGAAAACATTAAAGGAGAACTAAAGTCTGCCATGGTATTAACAGGATGTAATTCAATTAAGGATGTAACCAGCAGGATATTATATTAA
- the glnA gene encoding type I glutamate--ammonia ligase — MFKNYQELKTFTEKNNIKIIDFKIITLRGRWNHLAIPVERLSEKLFQEGIGFDGSSYGYSSIENSDMCFIPDISTAFVDPYCKVPTLSIIANIYTIGNNEGRFSGDPRYISEKAEKFMRSSKIADEFLIAPEFEFYIFDHISFEIKHEHQEVTIRSKQAPWSTNDKEENFGYKVPFQDGYHMGLPYDLNNDLRSEMTLKLQEMGVDVKYHHHEVGAAGQLELEVELDNMKKMADETMMAKYVIKNEAVTHGKTATFMPKPLYGEAGSGMHVHMLLRKDNKNLFYDEKGYSKLSKEAHYFIGGILKHSRSLLAFTNPSTNSYKRLVPGFEAPVSICFATGNRSSVIRIPGYVKDPAKRRFEFRPSDATCNPYIAYSALLMAGLDGIINKIDPTKEGFGPYDVNVFDLPDEERNKIGSLPKSLTEALEELKKDHDFLLRDGVFDEHFINNWIKYKYESEIVKVLPVPAPIEYQLYYDI; from the coding sequence ATGTTTAAAAATTACCAAGAGTTAAAAACGTTTACAGAAAAAAATAATATTAAAATTATCGATTTTAAAATTATCACCCTTCGAGGAAGATGGAATCATCTTGCCATTCCTGTGGAAAGACTTAGTGAAAAGCTTTTCCAGGAGGGGATTGGATTTGATGGTTCAAGTTATGGATATTCATCCATAGAGAATTCAGATATGTGCTTTATCCCTGATATATCAACAGCATTTGTTGATCCATACTGCAAAGTTCCAACTTTAAGCATCATTGCAAACATTTACACAATAGGAAATAATGAAGGGAGATTCAGTGGAGACCCCAGATATATCTCAGAAAAGGCAGAAAAATTCATGAGATCATCTAAAATTGCTGACGAATTTTTAATAGCGCCAGAATTTGAATTTTATATTTTTGACCACATAAGCTTTGAAATAAAACATGAGCATCAGGAAGTAACTATAAGATCAAAGCAGGCACCCTGGAGTACCAATGATAAAGAAGAAAACTTCGGATACAAGGTACCCTTCCAGGATGGATATCACATGGGATTACCATATGATTTGAATAATGATCTCAGATCTGAAATGACATTAAAGCTTCAGGAAATGGGAGTAGATGTAAAATATCATCATCATGAGGTTGGAGCAGCAGGCCAGCTGGAGCTGGAGGTAGAATTAGATAATATGAAGAAAATGGCCGATGAAACAATGATGGCAAAGTATGTAATTAAAAATGAAGCAGTTACTCATGGAAAGACGGCCACATTTATGCCAAAGCCACTTTATGGTGAGGCAGGCAGCGGTATGCATGTGCATATGCTTTTAAGAAAAGATAATAAAAATTTATTTTATGATGAAAAAGGCTATTCCAAACTAAGTAAAGAAGCACATTATTTTATCGGGGGTATTTTAAAACATTCAAGATCATTACTTGCATTTACAAATCCATCCACTAATTCATATAAAAGGCTTGTACCAGGTTTTGAAGCTCCTGTGTCAATATGCTTTGCTACAGGTAACAGAAGTTCTGTAATAAGAATACCTGGATATGTAAAGGATCCCGCAAAGAGAAGGTTCGAATTCAGGCCTTCAGATGCAACATGTAATCCTTATATAGCATATTCAGCACTGTTGATGGCAGGCTTAGATGGAATAATAAATAAAATAGATCCTACAAAGGAAGGTTTTGGACCATATGATGTAAATGTTTTCGACCTTCCAGATGAGGAAAGAAATAAAATAGGATCTCTTCCAAAGTCTTTAACAGAGGCTCTTGAGGAACTGAAAAAGGATCATGACTTTTTATTAAGAGATGGTGTTTTCGATGAACACTTTATTAATAACTGGATCAAATATAAATATGAAAGTGAGATAGTTAAGGTGCTGCCGGTACCAGCGCCAATTGAGTATCAATTATATTATGATATTTAA
- a CDS encoding DUF523 domain-containing protein gives MIIVSACLCGINCKYNGGNNLNKDVLELLKSGKAIPVCPEQLGGQSTPRGAHEIINGTGFHVLNGKAEVMGPEGDHVTSEFIRGAEETLRIAKNCGATEAILKARSPSCGLSVIYDGTFTGNKREGNGVTAELLLENGIKIYTEENIPEKYK, from the coding sequence ATGATTATAGTAAGTGCATGCTTATGCGGTATCAACTGTAAATACAACGGCGGCAATAATTTAAATAAGGATGTTTTAGAGTTACTAAAAAGCGGGAAGGCCATTCCTGTATGCCCTGAACAGCTAGGGGGTCAGAGCACACCAAGAGGTGCTCATGAAATAATAAATGGCACAGGCTTTCATGTGCTTAATGGAAAGGCAGAAGTAATGGGCCCTGAAGGTGACCATGTTACTTCTGAATTCATAAGGGGAGCAGAAGAAACATTAAGAATTGCAAAAAACTGCGGAGCCACAGAAGCCATTTTAAAGGCAAGAAGTCCTTCCTGCGGCCTTTCTGTAATATATGACGGTACTTTCACTGGAAATAAAAGAGAAGGAAACGGGGTAACAGCTGAACTTCTGCTGGAAAATGGCATTAAGATTTATACTGAAGAAAACATTCCTGAAAAATACAAATAA
- the zapA gene encoding cell division protein ZapA — MNVVTVKINGVEYNLKGEEKEEYLHKVASYVDKKVKNIIEGNNKLSTASAAVLSAINVVDDMFKVQDKYDKAIKECNKAENNDAALKEQIESFKKQMKHLEEYNAELQEKVKDSENSELIKEKDLELEKAKKELEIMQQTTQKYMEQYNLLKTENKELNFRLQSSKYKLIDLERKLVDNQISLVKEKKQNHPLLKDENIK; from the coding sequence ATGAATGTGGTAACAGTGAAAATAAATGGCGTTGAATATAATTTAAAGGGCGAAGAAAAAGAGGAATATTTACATAAGGTAGCCAGTTATGTAGATAAGAAAGTAAAGAATATTATTGAAGGCAATAATAAATTAAGTACTGCTTCTGCTGCTGTACTTTCTGCCATTAATGTGGTGGATGATATGTTCAAGGTTCAGGATAAATATGATAAAGCCATTAAGGAATGTAATAAGGCTGAAAATAATGATGCTGCCCTGAAAGAGCAGATAGAATCCTTTAAGAAGCAGATGAAACATCTTGAGGAATACAATGCTGAGCTTCAGGAAAAAGTAAAAGACAGCGAAAATTCTGAGCTTATAAAAGAAAAGGATCTTGAACTGGAGAAAGCTAAAAAAGAACTGGAAATTATGCAGCAGACAACCCAAAAATATATGGAACAGTACAATTTATTAAAGACAGAAAATAAGGAATTAAACTTTCGCCTGCAGTCATCAAAATACAAACTTATAGATTTAGAAAGAAAATTAGTTGATAATCAGATAAGTCTGGTTAAAGAAAAAAAGCAGAATCATCCTCTTCTTAAAGATGAAAATATAAAGTAA
- a CDS encoding phosphate butyryltransferase: MVTNLDELLELAKKKRKKTMSVAVAQDDQVLKAVASAVDMGLIDAILVGDSKEINSIAGNDHINISNMKIIDEKDKIKAAARAVEIVSQGQADYIMKGMLGTAALLKAVLNKEAGLKGGGLLSHVMIYDVSTYHKLIFLTDGGMVTYPTLEDKIGIINNAVTVCNSLEIHNPKVAPICAVEVVNPAMQATVDAAALSEMNKRGQIKDCIIDGPLALDNAVSKEAAKHKGIVSEVAGDADVLLVPNIESGNFLGKSLTYFAKAESAGVIVGAKCPVVLVSRADSAKSKLYSIALGSVMCD, encoded by the coding sequence ATGGTTACAAATTTAGATGAGCTTTTGGAACTTGCTAAAAAGAAAAGAAAAAAGACCATGTCTGTTGCTGTGGCACAGGATGATCAGGTATTAAAGGCCGTGGCTTCAGCTGTAGATATGGGATTAATTGATGCAATATTAGTTGGCGATTCTAAAGAGATAAATTCCATAGCCGGCAATGATCACATTAATATATCCAATATGAAGATCATTGATGAAAAGGACAAAATAAAAGCTGCTGCCAGGGCTGTGGAAATTGTATCACAGGGACAGGCAGATTATATTATGAAGGGAATGCTTGGAACAGCAGCTTTACTTAAGGCTGTTTTAAATAAGGAAGCAGGACTTAAGGGAGGCGGGCTTCTTTCCCATGTCATGATATATGATGTATCCACTTATCATAAATTAATTTTTTTAACAGATGGAGGCATGGTTACATACCCAACTCTTGAAGATAAAATAGGCATAATTAATAATGCTGTAACCGTATGCAACAGCCTTGAAATCCACAATCCTAAGGTGGCTCCAATATGTGCAGTAGAGGTTGTAAATCCAGCCATGCAGGCCACTGTAGATGCTGCTGCATTATCAGAAATGAACAAAAGAGGACAGATTAAAGACTGCATTATCGATGGGCCGTTGGCATTGGACAATGCTGTTTCTAAAGAAGCAGCAAAGCATAAGGGCATTGTAAGTGAAGTTGCCGGAGATGCTGATGTTTTACTTGTGCCTAATATAGAATCCGGGAATTTTCTTGGTAAGTCATTGACTTATTTTGCAAAGGCTGAAAGTGCAGGTGTTATTGTTGGTGCCAAATGTCCTGTGGTTTTGGTTTCAAGAGCAGATAGTGCAAAGTCAAAATTATATTCTATAGCTTTAGGTTCTGTAATGTGTGATTAA
- a CDS encoding U32 family peptidase, which yields MNKIELLAPAGSLESLYAAVQAGADAVYIGGSKFSARAYASNFDDENMIRAIDYCHLYNVRIFVTINTLMKENEIDEAIEYARFLYEQGVDALIIQDLGFAAKLKGEIPDYEIHASTQITVHNGEGAKLMVQSGFKRIVLSRELSLNEIKYISKELNIETEIFIHGALCICYSGQCLMSSLIGGRSGNRGRCAQPCRLPYTLLNKSGDTKAKGYLLSPKDICTIEDIEKIILSGTKSLKIEGRMKRPEYVAGVVSAYRKTIDSVYSKINNNFNINREKEKLAQLFNRQGFSKAYLYGNTSKDMMAMNFPKNTGVKLGTVSKGLTVLLDNSLSIKDGVRVSENGFIVSKIFKNGKQVTEANKGDRVEIKPCEFKSGDVLYKTSDTRLFEELKEIYKDVYGKKIQLDLKINFKISEPLSISTEYKNKLFTSQGHIVEKAEKSPITKDKILNQLKKSGGTPFEFLNVSLENYEPGFTAVSSLNEVRRNLISDIENYIISSYKRKIVNRNVSEKHNTIKNNEMPEFIITVNTSEQFKAAVDTGFHHIAVNIFNKKDNINLEDILNESNKIYLVIPNIIKEEFSSICSVIKKYSDKIQGIITSNLGIINVFKGKLNIIGDYKLNIFNSYSAEYFEKIINGYCISVELNRSEIIRIDPGKFNAQMLIYGRIENMVSEYCAIGGTVGEKSQTQSCKAPCTRDSFVLQDRMLQDFPIITDKYCRMHIYNSAPLNLLGNLNDIKKLNFKSYRLDFTDEDYNKTTEVLHQLKKGTWSYDFQGYTRGHYKRGVE from the coding sequence ATGAACAAAATAGAATTACTGGCTCCAGCAGGAAGTCTGGAAAGCTTATATGCCGCAGTACAGGCAGGAGCAGATGCAGTTTACATAGGAGGAAGTAAATTTTCCGCAAGGGCATATGCCTCTAACTTTGATGATGAAAATATGATACGTGCAATAGACTACTGCCATTTATATAATGTAAGGATATTTGTAACCATAAATACATTAATGAAGGAAAACGAAATAGATGAAGCCATAGAATATGCCAGGTTTCTCTATGAACAAGGGGTAGATGCTTTGATAATTCAGGATTTGGGTTTTGCAGCAAAGCTTAAAGGCGAAATTCCTGATTATGAAATACATGCTTCCACCCAGATCACCGTTCATAATGGTGAAGGGGCAAAGCTTATGGTACAAAGCGGCTTCAAAAGAATAGTATTATCAAGAGAGCTGTCCCTTAATGAAATAAAGTACATATCCAAGGAACTTAACATTGAAACGGAAATATTCATACATGGTGCACTTTGTATATGCTATTCAGGACAGTGCTTAATGAGCAGTTTAATTGGAGGAAGAAGCGGAAACAGAGGAAGATGTGCACAGCCCTGCAGACTTCCATATACACTATTAAACAAAAGTGGAGATACAAAAGCCAAGGGATATTTACTGAGCCCAAAGGATATATGCACTATTGAGGATATTGAAAAAATCATATTAAGCGGTACCAAATCACTAAAAATTGAAGGAAGAATGAAAAGGCCGGAATATGTGGCAGGTGTGGTAAGTGCATACAGAAAGACCATAGACAGCGTTTATTCCAAAATAAATAATAATTTCAATATAAATAGGGAAAAAGAAAAATTAGCACAGCTGTTTAACAGACAGGGATTTTCAAAGGCATATTTATATGGAAATACGTCAAAAGACATGATGGCAATGAATTTCCCTAAGAACACTGGAGTTAAGCTTGGAACCGTTTCAAAAGGCTTAACGGTGCTTTTAGATAATTCCTTAAGCATTAAAGATGGAGTAAGGGTTTCAGAAAATGGATTTATAGTATCTAAGATATTTAAGAATGGGAAACAGGTCACTGAGGCAAATAAGGGAGACAGAGTTGAAATAAAGCCCTGTGAATTCAAGTCAGGGGATGTATTGTATAAGACCTCTGACACCAGACTTTTTGAGGAATTAAAGGAAATATACAAGGATGTATACGGCAAAAAAATACAGCTTGATTTAAAGATTAATTTTAAAATATCAGAACCTTTAAGCATTTCTACAGAATACAAAAATAAACTTTTTACATCTCAGGGGCATATTGTAGAAAAGGCTGAAAAAAGCCCTATTACTAAAGATAAGATATTAAATCAGCTGAAAAAAAGCGGAGGTACACCCTTTGAATTTTTAAATGTTTCTTTAGAAAATTATGAGCCAGGATTTACTGCTGTTTCATCACTTAATGAAGTTAGAAGAAATCTAATAAGTGATATTGAAAATTATATTATAAGTTCATATAAAAGAAAAATTGTAAACAGGAATGTTTCAGAAAAGCATAATACAATAAAAAATAATGAAATGCCTGAGTTTATTATAACAGTAAACACCAGTGAGCAGTTTAAAGCTGCAGTGGATACAGGATTTCACCACATTGCTGTGAATATATTTAATAAGAAGGATAATATAAACCTTGAAGATATACTTAATGAAAGCAATAAAATATATTTAGTAATTCCTAATATAATAAAAGAAGAATTCAGCTCAATATGCAGCGTAATTAAAAAGTACTCTGATAAAATTCAGGGCATTATAACTTCAAACTTAGGTATTATTAATGTATTTAAAGGAAAATTAAACATAATTGGAGATTATAAATTAAATATTTTTAATTCATATTCTGCTGAGTATTTTGAAAAAATCATAAATGGATACTGCATAAGTGTGGAGCTTAACAGATCAGAAATAATCCGTATAGACCCAGGAAAGTTTAATGCACAGATGCTTATTTACGGCAGAATTGAAAACATGGTAAGTGAATACTGTGCCATAGGGGGAACAGTAGGAGAGAAATCTCAGACGCAAAGCTGCAAAGCCCCATGCACAAGGGACAGCTTTGTTCTGCAGGACAGAATGCTTCAGGATTTCCCTATAATTACTGATAAATACTGCAGAATGCATATTTACAATTCAGCACCATTAAATTTACTTGGAAATTTAAATGATATAAAAAAGCTTAATTTTAAATCCTATAGACTTGATTTTACAGATGAAGATTACAATAAAACAACAGAAGTATTACATCAACTAAAAAAAGGAACCTGGAGCTATGACTTTCAGGGTTATACCAGGGGACATTATAAAAGAGGAGTAGAGTAG